From Humisphaera borealis, the proteins below share one genomic window:
- a CDS encoding flagellar biosynthesis anti-sigma factor FlgM, whose product MSSVNNIGNTSPVYTVNRPGPRPVAAPATTSPARGTDTVELSSGAQVGGFMEILKAGGDVRTDKVAQIKAQIAAGTYDDDKKFDLATDRMLEDLLEG is encoded by the coding sequence ATGAGCTCCGTGAACAACATCGGTAACACCTCCCCCGTCTACACCGTCAATCGTCCCGGCCCAAGGCCGGTCGCCGCTCCGGCGACCACCTCGCCCGCCCGCGGAACCGACACGGTCGAGCTTTCGTCCGGTGCCCAGGTCGGAGGTTTCATGGAAATCCTCAAAGCCGGTGGCGATGTGCGGACCGACAAGGTCGCCCAGATCAAGGCCCAGATCGCGGCCGGAACCTACGACGATGACAAGAAGTTCGATCTCGCGACCGACCGCATGTTGGAAGATCTGCTCGAAGGGTAG
- a CDS encoding ABC transporter permease translates to MTPIKLIIKNLIHFRAASIAVVAGMVVSTAVLTGSLMVGDSVRGSLRKLAIQRLGPVDYALVSNRFFADKPGESLIERMQTAAGIADGFELRPAILSAGSVVIGAGDKRVRTGDVQIMAIGGGKAGAAEADWAKVDARQVLLNGDTADALGIAQPGDRPVILTFPSKEDAVREGTIARRSVEELSATLRADKVSGIARDRSFLSLFSLAGGQRTPRNAWVNLADLQQAIEQPGRANVLLVKDKQFSFATADDEPAYNRMQAAMTTLNDAVKAVVRLDDYGLDVGTSKATGERIISTKATFLDPPIVAAAEEAAKKLGITPRLVAVNLVNRVVVTDDQGVAAKDAPALHYVIGAGISRLDDGPIGPADIAFNEETAKQLGVKVGDRIRLDSYRRDGDGNLVEITSAQNGIVFTVSRIIPMTGVGADASLTPTFKGLTDSDSVADWSPPAELKIDEKLAEKDNDAYWKKHKAAPRLLIHIDAARKLWGGPYGEITSIRVPANKGDAFAEVLRKTIDPASLGFVFQPTKFQQIQASAGSTDFSGLFVGFSFFLIAAAALLVAMLFRLNVEQRVRQFGLLTAVGFTPSKVRWMALTEGALLAILGGFIGTLLGVLYTSAMVYGLRTWWVGAIGTTALELFIIPKTLWAGFIFGFWVAIFAVLWAVWRLGKVSPSRLMAGQLAAIPRGIKKGDGRLLRLVGIVIAIAGLGFLAMVLVGVIKKPELALAGGAILLTAGLVYLSGVLRPRRHESGHGDVTSVAMLGVRNANRHTARSVLSVGLIAFAAFTLITVASMQKEGAGDTGDKQSGAGGYRLIAQTAVGVLGDLNTSAGRFNAGFAEPDAAIWKDVKFTQLRRWAGQDISCLNLTRATSPTILGVPHSMVTRGGFDFENWAELEKPIENDNVPVFADAETAQYILKLSIGDTMTISDQRGRARKLKLVGTISHSVFQSELLMGEANFRELFPAQAGYGTLMVETPADKVTPAMQAINAELEPYAVSVDTTAARLEAFQTIQNTYLSTFRTLGSLGLALGTIGLAVVLIRNVIERRGELALLSAIGFVRGDRVKLILSENVLLLVLGLGVGTGCALLGIVPTLLTQKGGIAWMPLVLTLVGVLALGLFASVVAVRISGVNFTARDMRRE, encoded by the coding sequence ATGACCCCCATCAAACTCATCATCAAAAATCTGATCCACTTCCGCGCCGCCAGCATTGCCGTTGTCGCGGGCATGGTGGTCTCGACGGCCGTGCTTACCGGATCGCTGATGGTCGGTGATTCGGTCCGCGGGAGCCTGCGGAAGCTGGCGATCCAACGGCTCGGGCCGGTCGACTATGCGCTGGTGTCCAACCGGTTCTTCGCCGACAAGCCCGGCGAATCACTGATCGAGAGAATGCAGACGGCAGCGGGCATTGCGGACGGATTTGAGCTTCGTCCGGCCATCCTCTCGGCCGGGTCGGTCGTTATCGGGGCGGGAGACAAGCGGGTTCGGACCGGCGACGTACAGATCATGGCGATCGGCGGTGGGAAAGCAGGCGCGGCCGAAGCCGATTGGGCCAAAGTCGACGCCCGACAGGTCCTCTTGAACGGCGACACCGCAGATGCCCTGGGTATCGCTCAACCCGGCGACAGGCCGGTAATCCTGACCTTTCCGTCGAAAGAAGACGCCGTCCGGGAGGGGACCATCGCACGCAGGAGCGTGGAGGAACTCTCCGCAACCTTGAGAGCCGACAAGGTGAGCGGAATTGCCCGCGACCGAAGCTTCCTTTCACTGTTCAGCCTGGCCGGCGGCCAACGCACCCCGCGAAATGCGTGGGTCAACCTCGCCGATCTCCAGCAGGCGATCGAGCAACCCGGCCGCGCCAACGTGCTGCTGGTGAAGGACAAGCAGTTCAGCTTCGCGACCGCCGACGACGAGCCGGCATACAACCGCATGCAGGCGGCGATGACGACCCTCAACGACGCCGTCAAAGCAGTCGTCCGCCTTGACGACTACGGCCTGGATGTCGGCACTTCGAAGGCGACGGGCGAGCGGATTATCTCCACCAAGGCGACATTCCTCGACCCGCCGATCGTCGCAGCCGCCGAAGAGGCGGCGAAGAAGCTCGGCATTACACCCAGACTCGTGGCGGTGAACCTGGTCAACCGGGTCGTGGTCACCGATGACCAGGGTGTCGCTGCCAAGGACGCACCGGCGCTGCACTATGTCATCGGCGCGGGCATCAGCCGGCTGGATGACGGGCCCATCGGCCCGGCCGACATCGCGTTTAACGAAGAGACAGCGAAGCAGCTTGGTGTGAAGGTCGGCGATCGGATTCGGCTGGACTCCTACCGTCGCGACGGCGACGGCAATCTCGTCGAGATCACCAGCGCCCAGAACGGCATCGTCTTCACGGTATCCAGGATCATCCCGATGACCGGCGTTGGTGCCGATGCCAGCCTGACGCCGACGTTCAAGGGCCTGACCGATTCCGACAGCGTCGCCGACTGGAGCCCGCCGGCGGAGCTAAAGATCGACGAGAAGCTCGCCGAGAAGGACAACGACGCCTACTGGAAGAAGCACAAGGCGGCTCCACGCCTGCTCATTCACATCGACGCCGCCCGCAAGCTCTGGGGGGGCCCGTACGGCGAAATCACCAGCATTCGAGTGCCTGCCAATAAAGGCGATGCCTTTGCCGAGGTCCTTCGAAAGACGATCGACCCGGCGTCCCTCGGGTTTGTGTTCCAGCCGACCAAGTTTCAGCAGATCCAGGCGTCTGCCGGAAGCACCGATTTCTCAGGACTGTTCGTGGGTTTCAGCTTCTTCCTGATCGCCGCCGCCGCGCTGCTGGTTGCGATGCTGTTCAGGCTGAATGTCGAGCAGCGGGTGCGGCAGTTCGGTTTGCTGACGGCGGTTGGCTTTACGCCGTCGAAGGTTCGATGGATGGCGCTGACTGAAGGTGCGCTCCTGGCGATTCTGGGCGGGTTCATCGGCACATTGCTGGGCGTGCTCTACACCTCGGCGATGGTGTACGGCCTGCGTACCTGGTGGGTGGGGGCGATCGGCACCACCGCGCTTGAGCTTTTCATCATCCCCAAGACGCTCTGGGCCGGATTTATCTTCGGATTCTGGGTGGCGATCTTTGCCGTGCTCTGGGCCGTCTGGCGGCTGGGCAAGGTGTCGCCGTCGCGACTGATGGCGGGGCAGCTCGCGGCGATTCCACGCGGCATCAAGAAAGGCGACGGCCGACTGCTGCGGCTGGTCGGGATCGTGATCGCGATCGCCGGGCTCGGGTTCCTCGCGATGGTGCTTGTCGGCGTCATCAAGAAGCCCGAGCTGGCTCTGGCCGGCGGGGCAATCCTGCTGACGGCGGGCCTGGTTTACCTGTCCGGCGTTCTTCGGCCGCGGCGGCACGAAAGTGGCCACGGCGACGTTACGTCCGTCGCGATGCTGGGCGTTCGAAACGCGAATCGACATACGGCCAGATCCGTCTTGTCGGTCGGTCTCATTGCGTTTGCCGCGTTCACGCTGATTACCGTCGCATCCATGCAGAAGGAAGGGGCCGGCGACACCGGCGACAAGCAAAGCGGTGCCGGCGGTTACCGGCTGATCGCCCAGACCGCGGTCGGCGTACTCGGCGACCTCAACACCTCCGCCGGCCGGTTCAATGCCGGCTTCGCCGAACCCGATGCGGCGATCTGGAAAGACGTCAAATTCACCCAGCTCCGCCGATGGGCCGGACAGGACATCAGTTGCCTGAACCTGACGCGTGCCACAAGCCCGACGATCCTGGGCGTGCCGCATTCGATGGTTACCCGCGGCGGCTTCGACTTCGAGAACTGGGCCGAACTGGAAAAGCCGATCGAAAATGACAATGTCCCGGTCTTCGCCGACGCCGAGACCGCTCAGTACATCCTGAAGCTGTCCATCGGTGACACGATGACGATCAGCGATCAGCGTGGCCGCGCCCGCAAGCTGAAGCTCGTTGGCACCATCAGTCACAGCGTTTTTCAGAGCGAACTGCTGATGGGCGAGGCGAATTTCCGGGAGCTATTCCCTGCCCAGGCCGGTTACGGCACGCTGATGGTCGAGACACCCGCCGACAAGGTGACGCCGGCGATGCAGGCGATCAACGCCGAGCTGGAGCCCTACGCCGTCAGCGTGGACACGACCGCCGCCCGGCTGGAGGCGTTCCAGACGATACAAAACACCTATCTCTCCACGTTCCGTACACTCGGTTCGCTCGGCCTGGCGTTGGGGACAATCGGGCTGGCGGTGGTGTTGATCCGCAACGTGATTGAGCGACGCGGGGAACTGGCGCTGCTGTCGGCGATCGGTTTTGTCCGCGGCGATCGTGTGAAGCTGATCCTCAGCGAAAATGTGCTGCTCCTGGTGCTCGGTTTGGGCGTCGGAACGGGGTGCGCGCTGCTCGGCATTGTGCCCACACTGCTGACGCAGAAGGGCGGCATAGCCTGGATGCCGCTGGTGCTGACCCTTGTCGGTGTGCTGGCCCTGGGCTTGTTCGCGTCGGTGGTGGCGGTGCGGATCAGCGGGGTGAACTTCACGGCGCGGGATATGCGGCGGGAATAG
- a CDS encoding DUF2461 domain-containing protein, with amino-acid sequence MPQASPHFSRKTLTFFRQLEKSNDRAWFTPRKELFEAECRTPMLDLVAWLNERLTKFAVDHVTEPKKAVYRVYRDTRFSKDKTPYKTHIGAIFPRKGLSRHGGAGYYVGVSHKGVEVAGGMYMPEPEELSAVRRAIAADPKAAIKLFENRTIAKLVGPLQGWQAVRMVKGYDADPASPLGNLLRRKQLYCYVTLPEDTATKPTLGKEVIRRFEAISPMVDWLNQTILAAKPQDDANDARPKRPTPMF; translated from the coding sequence ATGCCGCAAGCCTCCCCGCACTTTTCGAGAAAGACGCTGACGTTCTTCCGACAGCTTGAGAAGAGCAATGACCGCGCCTGGTTCACGCCGCGAAAAGAACTGTTCGAAGCCGAGTGCCGCACGCCAATGCTGGATCTGGTCGCCTGGCTGAACGAGCGGCTGACGAAGTTCGCCGTCGATCATGTGACCGAACCGAAGAAGGCGGTTTACCGTGTGTACCGCGACACCCGTTTCAGCAAGGACAAGACGCCTTACAAAACGCACATTGGCGCGATCTTTCCGCGCAAGGGATTGTCTCGACATGGGGGTGCGGGCTACTACGTGGGTGTCTCGCACAAGGGGGTGGAGGTCGCCGGGGGCATGTACATGCCGGAACCGGAAGAACTCTCGGCGGTCCGCCGGGCGATAGCCGCCGACCCGAAAGCAGCGATCAAGCTCTTCGAGAATCGAACGATCGCAAAACTGGTCGGCCCGTTGCAGGGCTGGCAGGCGGTCCGGATGGTCAAGGGATATGACGCCGACCCCGCGTCGCCGCTCGGCAACCTGCTTCGACGCAAACAACTCTACTGCTATGTCACGCTTCCCGAAGATACGGCCACCAAGCCGACACTGGGCAAGGAAGTGATCCGGCGATTCGAGGCGATATCTCCGATGGTCGACTGGCTGAACCAGACCATCCTTGCCGCCAAGCCACAAGACGATGCCAATGACGCCCGCCCGAAGCGGCCGACGCCAATGTTTTGA
- a CDS encoding GH39 family glycosyl hydrolase codes for MTQLHLDLHGATHYLNSPWSYGVNVSRASLLLSKDIQRHLHLGRDELGFRHIRFTGIFDDDMNILQPDGSYDFTMVERAFDWLMEQGFSPFIGLSGVPSALRTADAACGFDQAKWIDMARALAAFVDGRYGCDAQEWHYEVWPGADNPAVWTDSREAFFRFYDRTARAIRLVNGQLKVGGSSATDVDWTTAFIDHLAQPSEAFSGTPAVTKAAAGDDPLSRPTSVSAELESSGTSADASQTAVAEPELASESGSGASTSSVLDGQRCDFITISGLTDGTAVATTLVNRLSSVRIKLTEALGETTPLILSAWNRGGPGLSVENDRCAAGGFVADVAASTAELVSGVLYDCLSDIDQHGDANYEPFHGGRGLLTVNDVRKASFNALRLLNEHVGYKLEWRWHEPTPGLTAMVTKDYHNVIRILASYDRDGTSAAALRGGPAKFSIEGLPESVKYGQVQVLRPSAGSALEAWKESGCPMFVNRYMLDNLEAAAHPATAEVNFQDFPPRLEPGMTLQLTIPLPDDVMTMD; via the coding sequence ATGACCCAGCTTCACCTCGATCTTCACGGTGCCACGCACTACTTGAACTCCCCCTGGTCGTACGGCGTGAATGTCAGCCGGGCGTCGTTGCTGCTGAGCAAGGATATCCAGCGACATCTGCACCTGGGCCGAGACGAACTGGGGTTCCGCCACATCCGGTTCACCGGCATCTTCGACGACGACATGAACATCCTCCAGCCGGACGGGTCGTACGACTTTACCATGGTCGAACGGGCCTTCGATTGGCTGATGGAACAGGGCTTCTCGCCGTTTATCGGGCTAAGCGGCGTGCCCTCGGCACTTCGGACGGCCGATGCCGCGTGCGGCTTCGACCAGGCGAAGTGGATCGACATGGCCCGCGCGCTGGCGGCGTTCGTGGACGGTCGCTACGGCTGCGACGCACAGGAATGGCATTACGAGGTCTGGCCGGGTGCGGACAACCCCGCCGTCTGGACCGACTCACGGGAAGCATTCTTCCGGTTCTATGACCGAACCGCGCGAGCCATCCGGCTCGTCAACGGTCAGCTCAAGGTCGGCGGATCGTCGGCAACCGACGTTGACTGGACCACCGCTTTTATCGATCACCTTGCCCAGCCGAGCGAAGCATTTAGCGGAACACCAGCGGTTACCAAAGCCGCGGCCGGCGACGATCCCCTCTCGCGACCGACGTCTGTATCGGCCGAACTCGAGTCCAGCGGGACCTCTGCCGACGCAAGCCAGACGGCCGTCGCCGAACCCGAATTGGCGTCAGAATCAGGTTCGGGTGCGTCCACCTCGTCGGTGCTCGACGGCCAGCGGTGTGACTTCATTACCATCAGCGGACTGACGGACGGGACTGCCGTCGCGACAACCCTCGTCAACCGACTGTCGTCGGTGCGGATCAAGCTGACAGAAGCCCTCGGCGAGACGACGCCGCTGATTTTGTCCGCCTGGAACCGTGGCGGTCCGGGCCTGTCGGTGGAGAACGACCGCTGCGCAGCCGGCGGCTTCGTCGCGGATGTCGCGGCTTCCACGGCCGAACTCGTCAGCGGTGTGCTTTACGACTGCCTGTCCGACATCGACCAGCACGGTGACGCCAACTACGAGCCGTTCCATGGCGGGCGCGGACTGTTGACCGTCAACGACGTTCGCAAGGCGTCGTTCAATGCCTTGAGGCTGTTGAACGAACACGTCGGCTACAAGCTCGAATGGCGCTGGCACGAACCGACGCCGGGTCTGACCGCGATGGTGACCAAAGACTATCACAACGTGATCCGCATCCTCGCGAGTTACGACAGAGACGGCACCAGCGCCGCTGCGTTACGTGGAGGGCCCGCCAAGTTCTCGATCGAAGGCCTTCCCGAAAGCGTGAAGTACGGCCAGGTGCAGGTGCTCCGACCGTCGGCAGGCAGTGCACTGGAGGCGTGGAAAGAGTCCGGATGTCCGATGTTCGTCAACCGCTACATGCTCGATAACCTGGAGGCCGCCGCGCATCCGGCGACGGCGGAGGTCAACTTTCAGGACTTCCCGCCGAGGCTCGAACCCGGAATGACGCTGCAACTGACGATCCCGCTCCCGGACGACGTGATGACCATGGATTGA
- the pap gene encoding polyphosphate:AMP phosphotransferase yields MFEAAEIGNSIDKKVYKTEAPKTRGALLDMQRRMNERGLAVCVLIGGVEGAGKSETLNVLLEWMDPRGIQTHALRDPTDEERDRPYMWRFWRLLPPKGRMGIFLGTWYAQPMMDMFQGKPRADVDLMLDRAIEFERMLHAEHTLVIKIWLHLSKDAQDARLRELEQDSERRWRVTEADRLYRKHYDRIREIAEHTLRRTGSGESPWHIVEGADARYRQLTVAQIVLKRVNERLTQLAREASRPAPKPDRPKPAKINLLNRLDLSESLKRADYEKKLNRQQGRIAKLTRRLHRHGRSMALVFEGPDAAGKGGAIRRLIHAIDARDYQVVSISKPTDEERAHPYLWRFWRYVPGHGRMTIFDRSWYGRVLVERIEGFCRPEEWKRAYSEINEFEQQLFDSGCIVQKFYLNISPDEQLSRFKARQQTPYKQYKINDEDWRNREKWDAYEAAACEMIERTSSESAPWVLVEANDKLWARIKVLKAVADRLEESL; encoded by the coding sequence ATGTTCGAGGCCGCCGAAATCGGTAACAGCATTGATAAGAAGGTCTACAAGACCGAGGCGCCCAAAACGCGCGGCGCGCTGCTGGACATGCAGCGACGGATGAACGAGCGGGGGCTGGCCGTGTGCGTGCTGATCGGCGGTGTCGAAGGCGCCGGCAAGTCCGAAACGCTCAACGTCCTCCTGGAGTGGATGGACCCGCGCGGGATCCAGACGCACGCCCTGCGCGATCCCACCGACGAAGAACGCGATCGACCCTACATGTGGCGTTTCTGGCGGCTGCTGCCGCCCAAGGGGCGCATGGGCATCTTCCTGGGCACCTGGTACGCCCAGCCGATGATGGACATGTTCCAGGGCAAGCCGCGTGCGGACGTCGATCTGATGCTGGACCGCGCCATCGAGTTCGAGCGCATGCTTCATGCCGAACACACGCTGGTGATCAAGATCTGGCTGCACCTGTCGAAGGATGCCCAGGACGCCAGGCTCCGCGAACTGGAACAGGATTCTGAGCGCCGATGGCGGGTGACCGAGGCCGACCGCCTTTACCGCAAGCACTACGACCGCATTCGCGAGATCGCCGAGCATACGCTTCGCAGGACGGGATCCGGCGAATCGCCGTGGCATATTGTCGAAGGGGCCGACGCAAGGTACCGGCAGTTGACGGTGGCTCAGATCGTGCTCAAGCGCGTTAACGAACGGCTGACGCAGCTGGCAAGGGAAGCTTCACGACCAGCGCCCAAGCCCGACCGCCCGAAGCCGGCCAAGATCAACCTGCTGAACCGGCTCGACCTGTCGGAATCGCTCAAGCGCGCCGACTACGAGAAGAAGCTCAACCGCCAGCAGGGTCGCATTGCCAAGCTCACCCGCAGGCTGCACCGCCACGGAAGATCGATGGCACTAGTGTTTGAAGGACCCGATGCTGCGGGCAAAGGCGGCGCGATCCGCCGGCTTATTCATGCGATCGACGCCCGCGACTACCAGGTCGTCTCGATCAGCAAGCCCACCGACGAAGAGCGGGCCCATCCGTACCTCTGGCGCTTCTGGCGGTATGTCCCGGGGCACGGGCGGATGACCATCTTCGACCGCTCATGGTATGGCCGGGTCCTCGTGGAACGTATTGAGGGATTCTGTCGTCCGGAAGAGTGGAAGCGAGCCTACTCCGAAATCAACGAGTTCGAGCAGCAGTTGTTCGATTCCGGGTGCATCGTGCAGAAGTTCTATCTGAACATCAGTCCCGACGAGCAATTGAGCCGCTTCAAGGCTCGGCAACAGACGCCTTACAAGCAATATAAGATCAACGACGAAGACTGGCGTAACCGCGAAAAGTGGGACGCCTACGAAGCCGCGGCCTGCGAGATGATCGAACGGACCAGCAGCGAGTCAGCGCCGTGGGTTCTGGTCGAGGCTAACGACAAACTCTGGGCGCGGATTAAGGTCCTGAAGGCGGTGGCGGACAGGCTTGAGGAGTCGCTATAG